The Brachypodium distachyon strain Bd21 chromosome 4, Brachypodium_distachyon_v3.0, whole genome shotgun sequence nucleotide sequence GAGCAGGATTGACGCGCTGAAACTTTTGGGAATGAATCATTCACACGGCCGGGGACCGCCAAGAAAAGCGGCCCGGTTTGGTTGCTTTTCGTTGATTTAACTACTATTCGTATCAGCTTTAATTGAAGAAGATATCCCAATTTAGAAAATTGAAGGGGATATTGGCATGCATTTGGCAAAGAGCCAATCCTCACTCTGGGGCAGGTGCAGTTTACCAGTGTTGGAGTACTAATTGTAATGCTTTCCCCATATATGGACCTTCTTTAACCTGCTTCTACGTACTCCCAACTTTCGTTCTTTTTTCGCGCTCGACTCCCAACATTCTTATAGTGCTCACTCCACAAATCACATGTCAAATTGTTTTCTTTCACATGCTTTGCATGCGAGAGCTACCAAAAGTTTGATCATGACATATATACGAGCAAAGTTGCATACAGTTAATTGCATTCTCAGCTCCAGTTCGTTGCCATAAGTATGTTCTTGGAGCCACACGACAAGGCCCATGAATCTGAAACCTCCTGTCTCTGCCTCAGCGTCCCCTAGCTCATGCCAAGCCTGTGGCTTCCTGAGGCACCACAGCTAGCTTCCAGAGGCACCGATCCCGGGCACCGCTGCTAGCTCCCTCAGATCCGCGCATCGGAGATGAAGATGGGCAAGGCCCCGCAGATCCTGAAGAAGGCGGCAGCGATGTGCAAGAGCAAGACCGCCGTTGTCGCGGCCAGGATCCTCGTCCTGGCCTCGCTCCGGCGCAGGATGGCCACGGTCGGGGCGATCTCACACAGGATCCACGCGCTCATGgtgcccggccggccggagaaGTCCGCGGTGTACTTCCACAAGGTTCTCCTGCCGCCCAGCAAGGTCGTCGAGAACAAGCCGTCCATCCATGGCTGTAACATGGTCGTCGATCTCTCTCACGAATTGGCATCGTTCGATAACCAAGAGGACGGCCATGTTGACTGGACGCTTCATCCCATCTTCaacgacgacgatggcggctGTTGCTACACCGACGAGTACGAAGGCAATGAtagtgatgacgatgacggtGACGTGGCGGTACTTGGTGAGTTGGACAACGGCGACGAGCCCTCTGTGATGGATGTGATCAGGAGAAACCGGGAGGTGGAGGGGTTGGAGTTCAACATGGAGGATGAGATCGACCAGGCTGCTGATATGTTCATCAGGAGGTTCCGGGAGCGGATGAACCAGAGCTTTTACTGATCTCGAGTTCCGTGCGTATCTGATTGTTGCGCGGTAGCAGTCGTGctgtatactccctccatcccatattacaCGTTAGACAcattttagacataaatacattcatatttagacaaatttgagacacttaata carries:
- the LOC100823418 gene encoding uncharacterized protein LOC100823418; the protein is MKMGKAPQILKKAAAMCKSKTAVVAARILVLASLRRRMATVGAISHRIHALMVPGRPEKSAVYFHKVLLPPSKVVENKPSIHGCNMVVDLSHELASFDNQEDGHVDWTLHPIFNDDDGGCCYTDEYEGNDSDDDDGDVAVLGELDNGDEPSVMDVIRRNREVEGLEFNMEDEIDQAADMFIRRFRERMNQSFY